One window of Daphnia carinata strain CSIRO-1 chromosome 7, CSIRO_AGI_Dcar_HiC_V3, whole genome shotgun sequence genomic DNA carries:
- the LOC130699362 gene encoding uncharacterized protein LOC130699362 isoform X3 has product MSLRCLFVVSITESKLLFYRIFPTVEKRWKNEHPNFANLCLPNDQELLDPLLNELGILNPNLFQVTRDSCQKKLQAPLFWIPFGFNCQIFWPVIVVECLQNRLLCGVPYLDQNLQPTGNQQSVCVARSCDVVIVLELLSKLAHLTQLPPSKMADQLNGTVQRWLPFGRASGHQQLELRSLVPASQRTMWLRSKPKIELYIKEEVRMIASNLSFKADAYGTIYLTVDPDAECSHNIKLELGFSKLPGIPSVLFHPSALAQWEKAVCHINIQQLQEKTFPLCHYSFPLEMPPIQPLLKIRIGELGKVSIFVQLHLGATMRNTLNRLEVRLPVPTGNRIARILSATSLGLVSLIKDGTQLLWNLGASASSSSNPKLKDDLTLNVDVVMEKLEASLVNTYALQSPSPEHIYLCYNQRNSN; this is encoded by the exons ATGAGCCTTAGGTGTTTGTTCGTGGTTTCTATAACGGAATCAAAGCTCCTTTTCTACAG AATATTCCCCACTGTCGAAAAACGTTGGAAAAATGAACACCCAAACTTCGCCAACCTATGCCTTCCCAATGACCAAGAATTATTGGATCCATTATTAAACGAACTTGGAATCCTGAATCCCAACCTCTTTCAGGTTACCAGGGATTCTTGTCAGAAAAAGCTTCAGGCACCTCTTTTTTGGATTCCATTTGGTTTTAACTGTCAAATCTTTTGGCCAGTTATAGTTGTTGAGTGCCTCCAAAATCGCTTATTATGCGGTGTTCCATACTTGGATCAAAATCTGCAACCAACTGGAAATCAACAATCAGTGTGTGTTGCGAG GTCATGTGATGTTGTAATAGTTTTGGAATTGCTTTCCAAGCTTGCTCATCTTACTCAGCTGCCACCAAGTAAAATGGCTGACCAGCTCAATGGAACCGTCCAGCGATGGCTTCCTTTCGGGAGGGCCAGTGGTCACCAACAGCTAGAGCTACGAAGCCTGGTCCCGGCCTCACAAAGAACGATGTGGCTAAGATCGAAGCCAAAAATTGAACTATATATAAAGGAAGAGGTTCGAATGATAGCGTCAAATCTCTCATTTAAAGCAGACGCGTACGGAACTATTTATCTGACGGTAGATCCAGATGCCGAGTGCAGTCATAACATCAAACTAGAATTGGGCTTTAGCAAGCTACCTGGAATACCATCCGTGCTCTTTCATCCAAGTGCTCTCGCACAGTGGGAAAAGGCTGTTTGTCACATAAACATCCAGCAGCTTCAGGAGAAAACCTTTCCTCTCTGCCATTATAGCTTTCCCCTAGAAATGCCACCTATTCAACCTTTGCTGAAAATCCGAATAGGAGAGCTAGGTAAAGTTTCTATTTTCGTTCAACTACATCTTGGTGCCACCATGAGGAATACGCTGAATCGGCTGGAGGTCCGTTTACCCGTACCAACCGGTAATCGTATTGCTCGAATCCTATCGGCTACCAGTCTTGGCTTAGTATCATTGATCAAAGATGGTACTCAGCTTTTATGGAATCTTGGTGCTTCTGCCTCATCGTCGTCCAATCCAAAGTTGAAGGACGATTTGACTTTAAATGTCGACGTCGTTATGGAGAAACTCGAAGCGTCGCTTGTGAATACCTATGCTCTT CAGTCTCCGTCTCCGGAGCACATCTATCTTTGCTACAACCAACGGAATTCAAATTAG
- the LOC130699362 gene encoding uncharacterized protein LOC130699362 isoform X4, which yields MSLRCLFVVSITESKLLFYRIFPTVEKRWKNEHPNFANLCLPNDQELLDPLLNELGILNPNLFQVTRDSCQKKLQAPLFWIPFGFNCQIFWPVIVVECLQNRLLCGVPYLDQNLQPTGNQQSVCVARSCDVVIVLELLSKLAHLTQLPPSKMADQLNGTVQRWLPFGRASGHQQLELRSLVPASQRTMWLRSKPKIELYIKEEVRMIASNLSFKADAYGTIYLTVDPDAECSHNIKLELGFSKLPGIPSVLFHPSALAQWEKAVCHINIQQLQEKTFPLCHYSFPLEMPPIQPLLKIRIGELGKVSIFVQLHLGATMRNTLNRLEVRLPVPTGNRIARILSATSLGLVSLIKDGTQLLWNLGASASSSSNPKLKDDLTLNVDVVMEKLEASLVNTYALSPSPEHIYLCYNQRNSN from the exons ATGAGCCTTAGGTGTTTGTTCGTGGTTTCTATAACGGAATCAAAGCTCCTTTTCTACAG AATATTCCCCACTGTCGAAAAACGTTGGAAAAATGAACACCCAAACTTCGCCAACCTATGCCTTCCCAATGACCAAGAATTATTGGATCCATTATTAAACGAACTTGGAATCCTGAATCCCAACCTCTTTCAGGTTACCAGGGATTCTTGTCAGAAAAAGCTTCAGGCACCTCTTTTTTGGATTCCATTTGGTTTTAACTGTCAAATCTTTTGGCCAGTTATAGTTGTTGAGTGCCTCCAAAATCGCTTATTATGCGGTGTTCCATACTTGGATCAAAATCTGCAACCAACTGGAAATCAACAATCAGTGTGTGTTGCGAG GTCATGTGATGTTGTAATAGTTTTGGAATTGCTTTCCAAGCTTGCTCATCTTACTCAGCTGCCACCAAGTAAAATGGCTGACCAGCTCAATGGAACCGTCCAGCGATGGCTTCCTTTCGGGAGGGCCAGTGGTCACCAACAGCTAGAGCTACGAAGCCTGGTCCCGGCCTCACAAAGAACGATGTGGCTAAGATCGAAGCCAAAAATTGAACTATATATAAAGGAAGAGGTTCGAATGATAGCGTCAAATCTCTCATTTAAAGCAGACGCGTACGGAACTATTTATCTGACGGTAGATCCAGATGCCGAGTGCAGTCATAACATCAAACTAGAATTGGGCTTTAGCAAGCTACCTGGAATACCATCCGTGCTCTTTCATCCAAGTGCTCTCGCACAGTGGGAAAAGGCTGTTTGTCACATAAACATCCAGCAGCTTCAGGAGAAAACCTTTCCTCTCTGCCATTATAGCTTTCCCCTAGAAATGCCACCTATTCAACCTTTGCTGAAAATCCGAATAGGAGAGCTAGGTAAAGTTTCTATTTTCGTTCAACTACATCTTGGTGCCACCATGAGGAATACGCTGAATCGGCTGGAGGTCCGTTTACCCGTACCAACCGGTAATCGTATTGCTCGAATCCTATCGGCTACCAGTCTTGGCTTAGTATCATTGATCAAAGATGGTACTCAGCTTTTATGGAATCTTGGTGCTTCTGCCTCATCGTCGTCCAATCCAAAGTTGAAGGACGATTTGACTTTAAATGTCGACGTCGTTATGGAGAAACTCGAAGCGTCGCTTGTGAATACCTATGCTCTT TCTCCGTCTCCGGAGCACATCTATCTTTGCTACAACCAACGGAATTCAAATTAG
- the LOC130699366 gene encoding radical S-adenosyl methionine domain-containing protein 1, mitochondrial-like, which produces MKIFPTYLSQCDHSLFNIFKSEATVYFHWPFCKNICTFCNFNKYKRSENKLGQHFENKMENSLLRETQTIFGLTGVNKIKSIYFGGGTPSLAPPTTISRLIQCVKQLANTDEKIEITIECNPSSLNMTQKLEEYFKFGVNRVSVGLQSLDDKKLKILGRDHSANDGLMLLKQATEIFGSDSVSVDLLFRKPGDTIKSWENELIQMLEHKPHHVSLYELTPEKGTRLFRELKSGELTIPNENDTASMYLLAVKLLKESSLERYEISNFAKAGSRAQSLHNMSYWHGTQYLGIGPGAHSRIFPLDADLRESRIQTLDPQSWQDLVERDGHATRLCKQQNRLEVLSELLVTSLRTTKGTQPNRWNLFQPQYSMKDVFGAAEPLKFFYLNGYLRWGMNGSFQATDRGLNVVDAILPTVLNVLGEYHTRNKFSP; this is translated from the exons ATGAAGATCTTCCCTACATATCTCTCGCAGTGTGACCACAGcctatttaatatttttaaaagtgaaGCCACGGTTTATTTTCATTGGCCCTTTTGCAAGAACATTTGTACATTTTGTAATTTCAACAAATATAAAAGATCTGAAAATAAATTGGggcaacattttgaaaataaaatggaaaatagTCTTCTTAGAGAGACTCAAACAATATTTGGCCTAACGGGAGTGAATAAGAtaaaatcaatttattttgGTGGAGGAACACCTAGTTTAGCCCCTCCAACAACTATCTCTAGATTGATACAATGTGTGAAGCAATTGGCTAATACTGATGAAAAGATTGAAATAACCATTGAGTGCAATCCTTCATCTTTGAATATGACACAAAAACTGGAAGAATACTTCAAGTTTGGAGTCAATCGTGTCTCAGTTGGTTTACAG AGTCTGGAtgacaaaaaattaaaaattcttgGACGTGATCACTCTGCAAATGATGGCTTAATGCTGTTAAAGCAAGCTACAGAAATATTTGGATCTGACAGTGTATCTGTTGATCTTCTGTTTCGGAAACCTGGTGATACTATTAAATCATGGGAAAATGAGCTAATTCAAATGCTTGAGCACAAACCACATCATGTTTCCTTGTATGAATTGACCCCTGAAAAAGGAACGCGGTTATTTAGAGAA CTTAAATCAGGAGAATTAACAATACCAAACGAAAATGACACAGCTTCCATGTATCTGCTTGCAGTGAAACTATTAAAGGAATCTAGCTTGGAACGGTACGAAATTAGTAACTTCGCCAAGGCAGGTTCTAGAGCTCAGTCATTGCATAACATGTCGTATTGGCATGGAACTCAATACCTAGGGATTGGTCCTGGTGCGCATTCAAGAATATTTCCATTAGACGCGGATTTGCGTGAATCACGCATTCAGACGTTGGATCCCCAATCCTGGCAAGATTTAGTGGAACGAGACGGACATGCAACACGCCTGTGCAAACAGCAAAACCGATTAGAAGTTTTGTCTGAATTACTAGTCACGTCGCTGAGAACTACTAAAGGAACACAGCCAAATAG ATGGAATTTATTTCAACCACAGTATTCCATGAAAGATGTTTTCGGGGCAGCTGAAcccttaaaatttttctacCTCAATGGCTACCTTAGGTGGGGAATGAACGGTAGCTTTCAAGCCACGGATAGAGGCCTTAATGTAGTTGATGCAATTTTACCTACTGTATTAAACGTCTTAGGCGAATACCATACGAGAAATAAATTCAGCCCATGA
- the LOC130699354 gene encoding ornithine decarboxylase-like: MKPEMLSMVDASADQADAIPKIHVLEPGKENWDVIRDVAHSGVQEEAFYVMDIGDIIRKHKEWKLKMPRVAPFYAVKCNDNRTVLETLSSLGASFDCASKSEIAKVLELGVETDRIIFANPAKQVSHIRYAASVDVRAMTFDNESELYKVKEHHPTAKMVLRIRCDAKRVQCPLGIKFGAFPKDAPRLIALAAKLGVDLVGISFHVGSGCDEPEVFERCIVIGRQLFDLAAREYGINMSVLDLGGGYPGNRGSSINAIAAIVNSALERHFPEGCGVDIIAEPGRYYVASAFTLATRIHGRRQLTTDDEESDGPQTPANTSYFYYINDGVYGSFNCMLYDHAVVTPLLLEPRPGPDFSCSIWGPTCDGLDRIAANAQLPLMDVGDWLIFEDMGAYTLAAAGCFNGFPVPKVYPVVQPHTWLYLKDRAPYTESHFVMGSPSPVPAADLLPKISCAMEMYASGNNNNGGTHLLMPSSVCSSSIDTEDPSTSDAVSTSSDGDVSDAYGDSADFLADLLDVTSVM, translated from the exons atgaaacccgAAATGTTGTCAATGGTCGACGCATCGGCCGACCAAGCCGATGCCATTCCCAAGATTCACGTCTTGGAGCCCGGTAAAGAGAACTGGGATGTTATCCGTGACGTCGCCCACTCTGGCGTCCAAGAGGAAGCTTTCTATGTCATGGACATTGGCGATATCATCCGCAAGCACAAAGAGTGGAAGCTGAAAATGCCTCGCGTCGCTCCTTTCTACG CGGTCAAATGCAACGATAACCGGACCGTCCTGGAGACTCTATCATCGCTGGGAGCTTCATTTGACTGCGCCTCCAAG AGCGAGATTGCCAAGGTGCTGGAATTGGGTGTGGAGACGGACCGCATCATTTTCGCCAACCCGGCCAAGCAAGTGTCGCATATTCGCTATGCGGCTTCGGTCGATGTTCGAGCCATGACGTTCGACAATGAGAGCGAGCTCTACAAGGTCAAAGAACACCACCCAACGGCCAAGATGGTTCTCCGCATCCGTTGCGACGCCAAGCGTGTCCAATGTCCGCTCGGCATCAAATTCGGCGCCTTCCCCAAGGATGCGCCCCGTCTCATCGCTCTAGCGGCTAAACTGGGCGTCGATTTGGTCGGCATCAGTTTCCACGTTGGATCTGGTTGCGACGAACCCGAAGTCTTTGAGCGTTGCATTGTCATCGGCCGGCAGCTGTTCGATCTGGCTGCCCGTGAATACGGTATCAACATGTCCGTACTGGATTTGGGCGGTGGCTATCCGGGCAATCGCGGCTCTTCCATCAACGCTATTGCGGCCATCGTCAACTCGGCGCTAGAGCGTCATTTCCCCGAGGGATGCGGCGTTGACATCATCGCCGAACCAGGCCGTTACTACGTTGCGTCGGCCTTCACTTTGGCCACCCGCATCCACGGCCGTCGTCAACTGACCACCGACGACGAAGAATCTGATGGGCCCCAAACACCGGCCAACACGTCGTATTTCTACTACATCAACGACGGTGTCTACGGCAGTTTCAACTGCATGCTTTATGATCACGCAGTGGTGACTCCACTGCTGCTGGAACCCCGTCCGGGTCCTGATTTTAGCTGCTCCATCTGGGGCCCGACTTGCGACGGACTTGATCGCATCGCCGCCAACGCCCAGTTGCCGTTGATGGACGTCGGCGACTGGCTGATTTTTGAGGACATGGGGGCGTACACTTTGGCTGCGGCCGGTTGCTTCAATGGCTTCCCCGTGCCAAAGGTTTACCCCGTGGTTCAGCCGCACACATGGCTCTACCTGAAGGATCGGGCTCCTTACACCGAGTCTCACTTTGTTATGGGCTCTCCATCGCCCGTCCCGGCTGCGGACCTTTTGCCCAAGATCTCTTGCGCTATGGAGATGTACGCCagcggcaacaacaacaacggcggCACCCATCTCCTTATGCCTTCGTCGGTCTGCTCTTCTTCGATCGACACGGAGGATCCATCGACTTCGGACGCCGTCTCTACTTCATCCGACGGTGACGTTTCCGACGCATACGGGGATTCTGCTGATTTCTTGGCCGATTTGCTTGACGTCACCTCGGTGATGTAA
- the LOC130699362 gene encoding uncharacterized protein LOC130699362 isoform X2, which translates to MSLRCLFVVSITESKLLFYRIFPTVEKRWKNEHPNFANLCLPNDQELLDPLLNELGILNPNLFQVTRDSCQKKLQAPLFWIPFGFNCQIFWPVIVVECLQNRLLCGVPYLDQNLQPTGNQQSVSCDVVIVLELLSKLAHLTQLPPSKMADQLNGTVQRWLPFGRASGHQQLELRSLVPASQRTMWLRSKPKIELYIKEEVRMIASNLSFKADAYGTIYLTVDPDAECSHNIKLELGFSKLPGIPSVLFHPSALAQWEKAVCHINIQQLQEKTFPLCHYSFPLEMPPIQPLLKIRIGELGKVSIFVQLHLGATMRNTLNRLEVRLPVPTGNRIARILSATSLGLVSLIKDGTQLLWNLGASASSSSNPKLKDDLTLNVDVVMEKLEASLVNTYALILFTSAVSVSGAHLSLLQPTEFKLVSTSDLKSSTYRIWNQDAEEIV; encoded by the exons ATGAGCCTTAGGTGTTTGTTCGTGGTTTCTATAACGGAATCAAAGCTCCTTTTCTACAG AATATTCCCCACTGTCGAAAAACGTTGGAAAAATGAACACCCAAACTTCGCCAACCTATGCCTTCCCAATGACCAAGAATTATTGGATCCATTATTAAACGAACTTGGAATCCTGAATCCCAACCTCTTTCAGGTTACCAGGGATTCTTGTCAGAAAAAGCTTCAGGCACCTCTTTTTTGGATTCCATTTGGTTTTAACTGTCAAATCTTTTGGCCAGTTATAGTTGTTGAGTGCCTCCAAAATCGCTTATTATGCGGTGTTCCATACTTGGATCAAAATCTGCAACCAACTGGAAATCAACAATCAGT GTCATGTGATGTTGTAATAGTTTTGGAATTGCTTTCCAAGCTTGCTCATCTTACTCAGCTGCCACCAAGTAAAATGGCTGACCAGCTCAATGGAACCGTCCAGCGATGGCTTCCTTTCGGGAGGGCCAGTGGTCACCAACAGCTAGAGCTACGAAGCCTGGTCCCGGCCTCACAAAGAACGATGTGGCTAAGATCGAAGCCAAAAATTGAACTATATATAAAGGAAGAGGTTCGAATGATAGCGTCAAATCTCTCATTTAAAGCAGACGCGTACGGAACTATTTATCTGACGGTAGATCCAGATGCCGAGTGCAGTCATAACATCAAACTAGAATTGGGCTTTAGCAAGCTACCTGGAATACCATCCGTGCTCTTTCATCCAAGTGCTCTCGCACAGTGGGAAAAGGCTGTTTGTCACATAAACATCCAGCAGCTTCAGGAGAAAACCTTTCCTCTCTGCCATTATAGCTTTCCCCTAGAAATGCCACCTATTCAACCTTTGCTGAAAATCCGAATAGGAGAGCTAGGTAAAGTTTCTATTTTCGTTCAACTACATCTTGGTGCCACCATGAGGAATACGCTGAATCGGCTGGAGGTCCGTTTACCCGTACCAACCGGTAATCGTATTGCTCGAATCCTATCGGCTACCAGTCTTGGCTTAGTATCATTGATCAAAGATGGTACTCAGCTTTTATGGAATCTTGGTGCTTCTGCCTCATCGTCGTCCAATCCAAAGTTGAAGGACGATTTGACTTTAAATGTCGACGTCGTTATGGAGAAACTCGAAGCGTCGCTTGTGAATACCTATGCTCTT ATATTGTTCACGTCAGCAGTCTCCGTCTCCGGAGCACATCTATCTTTGCTACAACCAACGGAATTCAAATTAGTATCAA CATCAGATCTAAAGAGCTCCACCTACCGCATATGGAATCAAGACGCCGAAGAAatcgtttaa
- the LOC130699358 gene encoding stromal membrane-associated protein 1-like: MSSPVSKTEKEKQKLIQEKCQTILASMLRDEDNKYCVDCDAKGPRWASWNLGIFLCIRCAGIHRNLGVHISRVKSVNLDSWTPEQVVSLQQMGNSRARAVYEANLPDSFRRPQTDSTLESFIRAKYETKKYIAKEWVCPPPVKVSWDAEIEMEMKRKKEAKRKTNGSPAAGLELPTTQSSSRTPRPTESASAISSASSPAVKEVSLPAPVEVPSLPASTKTSSAAQDLLGLDTAIGSSSGSDLFGGLLTTTAPTTINNSTNNVMAGASKNADEDSFFNQKTPSTTEKRTLDKNSIMALYNQSGTTASAAVPPMQNMFASQGLYAAPQMAFIAAPSMNQAAFASSPSMNQSAMMAGNFNPLMQQQQHGNMFSSPMFSTNGAIPQTGAAQMGQLSQQLNGLNFGPAVQNPMMPTANATNLVPGVMMGNMSMNPAMTSNGSSPYNMFHGMQSAPPPQQQQTTTLSTNLWQ, from the exons ATGTCGAGTCCTGTGTcaaaaaccgaaaaagaaaaacagaaacttattcaagaaaaatgtcaaacaaTTTTAGCTTCGATGTTACGTGATGAAGACAACAAGTATTGCGTTGACTGCGATGCCAAAG GACCAAGATGGGCTTCATGGAATCTTGGAATTTTCCTGTGCATCCGTTGCGCAGGAATCCATCGAAACTTGGGAGTCCACATATCCAGAG TGAAATCAGTCAATTTAGATTCTTGGACTCCTGAGCAAGTGGTT TCCTTGCAGCAAATGGGCAACAGCAGAGCCAGAGCAGTATATGAGGCAAACCTTCCTGATAGTTTTCGAAGGCCTCAGACAGATTCAACACTGGAGAGTTTTATTCGAGCCAAATATGAGACTAAGAAATACATAGCAAA GGAATGGGTATGTCCACCACCGGTGAAGGTGTCATGGGATGCCGAGAtcgaaatggaaatgaaacgGAAGAAAGAAGCCAAACGTAAGACTAATGGAAGCCCAGCTGCTGGTCTTGAGCTTCCCACCACTCAGTCATCTTCGCGCACTCCGCGCCCTACAGAAAGCGCATCGGCAATCAGCTCAGCTTCTTCGCCAGCTGTGAAGGAAGTAAGCTTACCGGCTCCAGTTGAAGTACCATCCCTCCCTGCATCAACTAAAACTAGCTCGGCAGCTCAAGACCTTTTAGGATTAG ATACGGCAATCGGTAGCTCGTCTGGGAGTGATTTATTTGGTGGTCTTTTAACGACGACAGCACCAACCACGATCAATAATAGCACGAACAACGTAATGGCAGGAGCATCGAAAAATGCCGACGAAGATAGTTTCTTCAACCAAAAAACACCCAGTACAACGGAAAAACGGACATTGGACAAAAATTCTATAATGGCATTGTATAACCAAAGTGGTACGACTGCGTCTGCGGCTGTcccacccatgcaaaacatgTTTGCCAGTCAAG GACTTTATGCTGCTCCCCAAATGGCATTTATTGCTGCTCCCTCAATGAATCAAGCGGCATTTGCGTCTTCTCCGTCAATGAATCAATCGGCTATGATGGCCGGCAACTTTAATCCTCTtatgcaacaacagcaacatgGCAACATGTTTTCTAGTCCTATGTTTTCAACGAATGGCGCGATACCTCAGACGGGAGCAGCGCAAATGGGCCAGCTCTCTCAACAACTGAATGGATTGAATTTCGGCCCAGCCGTGCAAAATCCTATGATGCCTACTGCCAATGCTACAAATCTAGTACCTG GTGTGATGATGGGCAATATGTCCATGAATCCTGCGATGACCAGCAACGGAAGCAGTCCGTACAACATGTTCCACGGAATGCAATCGGCACCTCCaccacaacagcaacaaaccACCACCTTGTCCACCAATCTATGGCAGTAA
- the LOC130699362 gene encoding uncharacterized protein LOC130699362 isoform X1: MSLRCLFVVSITESKLLFYRIFPTVEKRWKNEHPNFANLCLPNDQELLDPLLNELGILNPNLFQVTRDSCQKKLQAPLFWIPFGFNCQIFWPVIVVECLQNRLLCGVPYLDQNLQPTGNQQSVCVARSCDVVIVLELLSKLAHLTQLPPSKMADQLNGTVQRWLPFGRASGHQQLELRSLVPASQRTMWLRSKPKIELYIKEEVRMIASNLSFKADAYGTIYLTVDPDAECSHNIKLELGFSKLPGIPSVLFHPSALAQWEKAVCHINIQQLQEKTFPLCHYSFPLEMPPIQPLLKIRIGELGKVSIFVQLHLGATMRNTLNRLEVRLPVPTGNRIARILSATSLGLVSLIKDGTQLLWNLGASASSSSNPKLKDDLTLNVDVVMEKLEASLVNTYALILFTSAVSVSGAHLSLLQPTEFKLVSTSDLKSSTYRIWNQDAEEIV, from the exons ATGAGCCTTAGGTGTTTGTTCGTGGTTTCTATAACGGAATCAAAGCTCCTTTTCTACAG AATATTCCCCACTGTCGAAAAACGTTGGAAAAATGAACACCCAAACTTCGCCAACCTATGCCTTCCCAATGACCAAGAATTATTGGATCCATTATTAAACGAACTTGGAATCCTGAATCCCAACCTCTTTCAGGTTACCAGGGATTCTTGTCAGAAAAAGCTTCAGGCACCTCTTTTTTGGATTCCATTTGGTTTTAACTGTCAAATCTTTTGGCCAGTTATAGTTGTTGAGTGCCTCCAAAATCGCTTATTATGCGGTGTTCCATACTTGGATCAAAATCTGCAACCAACTGGAAATCAACAATCAGTGTGTGTTGCGAG GTCATGTGATGTTGTAATAGTTTTGGAATTGCTTTCCAAGCTTGCTCATCTTACTCAGCTGCCACCAAGTAAAATGGCTGACCAGCTCAATGGAACCGTCCAGCGATGGCTTCCTTTCGGGAGGGCCAGTGGTCACCAACAGCTAGAGCTACGAAGCCTGGTCCCGGCCTCACAAAGAACGATGTGGCTAAGATCGAAGCCAAAAATTGAACTATATATAAAGGAAGAGGTTCGAATGATAGCGTCAAATCTCTCATTTAAAGCAGACGCGTACGGAACTATTTATCTGACGGTAGATCCAGATGCCGAGTGCAGTCATAACATCAAACTAGAATTGGGCTTTAGCAAGCTACCTGGAATACCATCCGTGCTCTTTCATCCAAGTGCTCTCGCACAGTGGGAAAAGGCTGTTTGTCACATAAACATCCAGCAGCTTCAGGAGAAAACCTTTCCTCTCTGCCATTATAGCTTTCCCCTAGAAATGCCACCTATTCAACCTTTGCTGAAAATCCGAATAGGAGAGCTAGGTAAAGTTTCTATTTTCGTTCAACTACATCTTGGTGCCACCATGAGGAATACGCTGAATCGGCTGGAGGTCCGTTTACCCGTACCAACCGGTAATCGTATTGCTCGAATCCTATCGGCTACCAGTCTTGGCTTAGTATCATTGATCAAAGATGGTACTCAGCTTTTATGGAATCTTGGTGCTTCTGCCTCATCGTCGTCCAATCCAAAGTTGAAGGACGATTTGACTTTAAATGTCGACGTCGTTATGGAGAAACTCGAAGCGTCGCTTGTGAATACCTATGCTCTT ATATTGTTCACGTCAGCAGTCTCCGTCTCCGGAGCACATCTATCTTTGCTACAACCAACGGAATTCAAATTAGTATCAA CATCAGATCTAAAGAGCTCCACCTACCGCATATGGAATCAAGACGCCGAAGAAatcgtttaa
- the LOC130699393 gene encoding DET1- and DDB1-associated protein 1-like, whose amino-acid sequence MKMTATADFLKGLPCYNENNFTRFHSDASSKVSVKRPSVYLPTKEYPSEQIIVTEKTNILLRYLHQQWERKNKKRESANEMEEGASAKKRPRLDTSV is encoded by the exons ATGAAAATG ACTGCGACGGCAGATTTTTTGAAAGGATTACCCTGTTACAATGAGAATAACTTCACACGATTCCACAGCGATGCTTCATCAAAAGTCTCTGTCAAGCGGCCATCCGTTTACCTACCGACCAAAGAATATCCTTCAGAACAGA TTATTGTaactgaaaaaacaaatattttgcTGAGATACCTTCATCAGCAATGGGAAAGAAAA AACAAGAAACGGGAAAGTGCCAATGAAATGGAAGAGGGAGCCTCAGCTAAGAAAAGGCCCCGCTTGGACACAAGTGTTTAA